A window of the Halobacterium hubeiense genome harbors these coding sequences:
- a CDS encoding universal stress protein, with amino-acid sequence MDILVPVDGSDCSFRALGFAAEMARRYEGRLDAVHFAEAESESTDAVLDRAARVLDAQDVDTEPEVNTDVDVEFRPSDSVGDDILELVEDRGYDHVVMGHHGAGAIERALLGSAAETVLHADRVPVTVIP; translated from the coding sequence ATGGACATCCTCGTCCCCGTCGACGGCTCCGACTGCAGTTTCCGCGCGCTCGGGTTCGCCGCGGAGATGGCGCGCCGCTACGAGGGACGCCTCGACGCCGTCCACTTCGCGGAGGCCGAGTCCGAGAGCACGGACGCCGTCCTCGACCGCGCCGCGCGCGTCCTCGACGCACAGGACGTCGACACCGAACCCGAGGTCAACACGGACGTCGACGTGGAGTTCCGGCCCAGCGACAGCGTCGGCGACGACATCCTCGAACTCGTCGAGGACCGCGGCTACGACCACGTCGTGATGGGTCACCACGGCGCCGGCGCAATCGAGCGCGCGCTCCTCGGGAGCGCCGCCGAGACCGTGCTGCACGCCGACCGCGTGCCCGTGACGGTCATCCCCTGA
- a CDS encoding Sjogren's syndrome/scleroderma autoantigen 1 family protein: MSDTDDGFDEEAVREELREKYADDDRGETERMSELLLQGATMTNQHCDRCGNPIFRYEGESFCPNCQQAAEQQQAAQQQAAQQDAGQQRADAQERPARQSQQSASGETEAAESARAGRQPGNAAERQPPAEARQPADRQASQPAREQRSAPTEQPAARGEPAASAATGEAADALESSIAALARRGASADDPRRAREFLEAAREAAEALDALHRNA, encoded by the coding sequence ATGAGCGACACGGACGACGGCTTCGACGAGGAAGCCGTGCGCGAGGAACTCCGCGAGAAGTACGCCGACGACGACCGCGGCGAGACCGAGCGCATGAGCGAACTCCTCCTGCAGGGCGCGACGATGACCAACCAGCACTGCGACCGCTGCGGGAACCCCATCTTCCGCTACGAGGGCGAGTCGTTCTGCCCGAACTGCCAGCAGGCCGCCGAACAACAGCAGGCCGCACAGCAGCAGGCCGCACAGCAGGACGCCGGCCAGCAGCGAGCCGACGCACAGGAACGACCGGCTCGCCAGTCCCAGCAGTCCGCGAGTGGCGAGACGGAGGCGGCCGAGTCCGCCCGCGCCGGCCGGCAGCCCGGGAACGCCGCGGAACGCCAGCCGCCCGCCGAGGCCCGCCAGCCCGCCGACCGCCAAGCTTCCCAGCCCGCCCGCGAACAGCGCTCCGCGCCGACCGAACAGCCGGCGGCCCGCGGCGAGCCAGCGGCCAGCGCGGCGACCGGCGAGGCCGCCGACGCCCTCGAATCCTCGATTGCCGCGCTCGCGCGTCGCGGCGCCAGCGCCGACGACCCGCGGCGCGCCCGCGAGTTCCTCGAAGCCGCCCGCGAGGCCGCCGAAGCGCTGGACGCGCTCCACCGCAACGCGTAA
- a CDS encoding ornithine cyclodeaminase family protein, translating to METLLLNKDDVSENVQMADLIPAVEDAFAAYQTGDAQMPSKSYIDLPEYNGDFRSMPAYLDAGDWDAAGIKWVNVHPDNPTHYDLPTVMGTMVYSDPENAYPLAIMDGTELTMQRTGAAAAVATDYLAIEDATSFGVVGAGVQSYTQLEAISTVRDIEEVVVSDVNEDAVRAFVEHFEDRFDVREGSISDAGHCDVLSTVTPVEDPIVSREDVADHTHVNAMGADAEGKHELADDLLLDAKLVIDDHAQTTHSGEINVPYNAGVLGDDDIYGEVGELVTGLKDGRTPDDGVTVFDSTGLAIQDVAAAHVAYEHADEHDNGYAFDLLGV from the coding sequence ATGGAGACGCTGCTGCTCAACAAAGACGACGTCAGCGAGAACGTCCAGATGGCGGACCTGATTCCGGCCGTCGAGGACGCGTTCGCGGCCTACCAGACGGGCGACGCCCAGATGCCCTCGAAGTCCTACATCGACCTCCCCGAGTACAACGGCGACTTCCGGTCGATGCCCGCGTACCTGGACGCCGGCGACTGGGACGCCGCCGGCATCAAGTGGGTGAACGTCCACCCGGACAACCCCACGCACTACGACCTCCCGACCGTGATGGGGACGATGGTGTACTCCGACCCCGAGAACGCCTACCCGCTGGCCATCATGGACGGCACCGAACTCACGATGCAGCGCACGGGCGCCGCCGCGGCCGTCGCCACCGACTACCTCGCAATCGAGGACGCCACCTCGTTCGGCGTCGTCGGCGCCGGCGTCCAGTCGTACACGCAGCTGGAAGCCATCTCGACGGTCCGCGACATCGAGGAAGTCGTCGTCAGCGACGTCAACGAGGACGCCGTGCGCGCGTTCGTCGAGCACTTCGAGGACCGCTTCGACGTCCGCGAGGGCTCGATTAGCGACGCCGGCCACTGCGACGTGCTCTCGACGGTCACCCCCGTCGAGGACCCCATCGTCTCCCGCGAGGACGTCGCCGACCACACGCACGTCAACGCGATGGGTGCCGACGCCGAAGGCAAACACGAACTCGCCGACGACCTCCTCCTCGACGCCAAACTCGTCATCGACGACCACGCCCAGACCACGCACTCCGGCGAAATCAACGTACCCTACAACGCGGGCGTGCTCGGCGACGACGACATCTACGGCGAAGTCGGCGAACTCGTCACCGGCCTCAAGGACGGCCGCACTCCCGACGACGGCGTCACCGTCTTCGACTCCACGGGACTGGCGATTCAGGACGTCGCCGCCGCCCACGTCGCCTACGAGCACGCCGACGAACACGACAACGGCTACGCGTTCGACCTGCTCGGGGTCTAG
- the mdh gene encoding malate dehydrogenase, with translation MTKVSIVGAAGTVGAAAGYNLALRDVADELVFVDIPDKEDETIGQAADANHGVAYDSNTEVYQGSYEDTAGSDVVVITAGIPRQPGQTRIDLAGDNAPIMEDIGSSIAEHNDDFVTVTTSNPVDLLNRHLYEAGDRDRHKVVGFGGRLDSARFRYVLSQRFDAPVQNVEATILGEHGDAQVPVFSKVRVNGADPEFSDDEREEILEELQQSAMDVIERKGATQWGPATGVAHMVEAILRDTGEVLPGSVVLDGEYGLDDVGLGVPVKLGSNGVEEVVEWDLTEYERDQLGEAAEKLSEQYEKIA, from the coding sequence ATGACGAAAGTCAGCATCGTGGGGGCCGCCGGCACGGTCGGCGCCGCCGCAGGCTACAACCTCGCGCTCCGCGACGTCGCCGACGAGCTCGTGTTCGTGGACATCCCGGACAAGGAAGACGAGACCATCGGGCAGGCCGCGGACGCGAACCACGGCGTCGCCTACGACTCCAACACGGAGGTCTATCAGGGGTCCTACGAGGACACCGCCGGCTCCGACGTGGTCGTCATCACCGCCGGGATTCCCCGCCAGCCCGGACAGACGCGCATCGACCTCGCGGGCGACAACGCGCCCATCATGGAGGACATCGGCTCCTCCATCGCCGAGCACAACGACGACTTCGTGACGGTGACGACGTCGAACCCCGTCGACCTGCTGAACCGCCACCTCTACGAGGCGGGCGACCGCGACCGCCACAAGGTCGTCGGGTTCGGCGGCCGCCTCGACAGCGCGCGCTTCCGCTACGTGCTCAGCCAGCGCTTCGACGCGCCCGTGCAGAACGTCGAAGCCACCATCCTCGGCGAGCACGGCGACGCGCAGGTGCCCGTGTTCTCGAAGGTGCGCGTGAACGGCGCCGACCCCGAGTTCAGCGACGACGAGCGCGAGGAAATCCTCGAAGAGCTCCAGCAGTCCGCGATGGACGTCATCGAGCGCAAGGGCGCGACCCAGTGGGGGCCGGCGACGGGCGTCGCCCACATGGTCGAGGCCATCCTCCGCGACACCGGCGAAGTCCTCCCCGGCTCCGTCGTCCTCGACGGCGAGTACGGCCTCGACGACGTGGGCCTCGGCGTCCCCGTGAAGCTCGGCTCGAACGGCGTCGAGGAGGTCGTTGAGTGGGACCTCACGGAGTACGAGCGCGACCAGCTCGGCGAGGCCGCCGAGAAGCTCTCCGAGCAGTACGAGAAAATCGCGTAA
- a CDS encoding ATP-dependent DNA helicase: MKVADVPGLPEGVADHLESGGIEELYPPQAEAVEAGVAEGESLVASVPTASGKTLVAELAMLSAVERGGKALYIVPLRALAGEKATEFEEFEQFGFSVGVSTGNYEDDGSRLSGNDIIVATSEKVDSLVRNGAGWIDDLSCVVADEVHLVDDDHRGPTLEVTLAKLRQRVQDLQVVALSATVGNADEIAEWLDAELVDSTWRPIDLRTGVHYGQGVHYDDGTQEELATGGSDSQTAAIVEDTLQDGGSTLVFVNSRRNAEAAARRLADVTKQGISDDDRQRLREVADEIRGVSDTETSDDLADAVEKGAAFHHAGLAREHRELVEDAFRERAIKVVSATPTLAAGVNTPSRRVVVRDWQRYDGTAGGMQPLSVLEVHQMFGRAGRPGRDPYGEAVLLANNHDELEELFDRYIYAEPEPVRSKLAAEPALRTHVLAAVATGFTTTEDALHEFLGETLYATQTDDPGRLKRVTKDVLAYLERNGFVEREDGTLRATSTGHLVSQLYVDPMSAATLVDGLRAAERGETASSGRQRASGDPEEAGFQTAGEMQETDSEADSDADGEGASPTPFGLFHLVSRTPDMYELYLRSGDREQYTELAYEREDELLGSAPREEEAAFEDWLSALKTAKLLEDWASELDEDRIAERYGVGPGDIRGKVETAEWLLHAAERLAGDLDDVESAAAVREARKRVEYGVREELLDLAGVRDVGRKRARRLYNAGIESRADLRNAEKSLVLGAVRGREKTAERILENVGHPDPEMDAVSADADAAAAAEEADRSGQANLGDFS, from the coding sequence ATGAAAGTCGCGGACGTACCGGGGCTCCCCGAGGGGGTCGCCGACCACCTCGAATCGGGGGGCATCGAGGAGCTGTACCCGCCGCAGGCCGAGGCCGTGGAGGCCGGCGTCGCGGAGGGCGAGAGCCTCGTGGCGAGCGTGCCGACCGCCAGCGGGAAGACGCTCGTCGCGGAGCTGGCGATGCTGTCGGCGGTCGAGCGCGGCGGAAAAGCACTCTACATCGTGCCGCTGCGCGCGCTCGCCGGCGAGAAGGCCACCGAGTTCGAGGAGTTCGAGCAGTTCGGGTTCTCAGTGGGGGTCTCCACGGGGAACTACGAGGACGACGGCTCGCGGCTATCGGGCAACGACATCATCGTCGCGACCTCCGAGAAGGTGGACTCGCTGGTGCGCAACGGCGCGGGCTGGATCGACGACCTCTCCTGCGTGGTCGCGGACGAGGTCCACCTCGTGGACGACGACCACCGCGGGCCGACGCTGGAGGTGACGCTGGCGAAGCTCCGCCAGCGCGTGCAGGACCTCCAAGTGGTGGCGCTGTCCGCGACGGTAGGCAACGCCGACGAGATAGCCGAGTGGCTGGACGCCGAGCTCGTGGACTCGACGTGGCGGCCCATCGACCTGCGGACGGGCGTCCACTACGGGCAGGGGGTCCACTACGACGACGGCACGCAGGAGGAGCTGGCGACCGGCGGCAGCGACAGCCAGACCGCCGCCATCGTCGAGGACACCCTCCAGGACGGCGGCTCGACGCTCGTGTTCGTGAACTCCCGGCGGAACGCCGAGGCGGCGGCGCGCCGGCTCGCGGACGTGACCAAGCAGGGCATCAGCGACGACGACCGACAGCGGCTCCGGGAGGTCGCGGACGAAATCCGGGGCGTCAGCGACACCGAAACGAGCGACGACCTCGCGGACGCCGTGGAGAAGGGCGCGGCGTTCCACCACGCCGGGCTCGCGCGCGAGCACCGCGAACTCGTCGAGGACGCGTTCCGCGAGCGCGCCATCAAGGTCGTCTCCGCGACGCCGACGCTCGCGGCGGGCGTGAACACGCCGAGTCGCCGGGTCGTGGTGCGGGACTGGCAGCGCTACGACGGCACCGCGGGCGGGATGCAGCCGCTGTCCGTGCTGGAAGTCCACCAGATGTTCGGGCGCGCGGGCCGCCCCGGCCGAGACCCGTACGGGGAAGCGGTGTTGCTCGCGAACAACCACGACGAGCTGGAGGAGCTGTTCGACCGCTACATCTACGCGGAGCCCGAGCCCGTGCGCTCGAAGCTCGCGGCCGAGCCCGCGCTCCGGACGCACGTGCTCGCGGCGGTCGCGACCGGCTTCACGACGACGGAGGACGCGCTCCACGAGTTCCTCGGGGAGACGCTGTACGCGACGCAGACCGATGACCCCGGCCGCCTGAAGCGCGTCACGAAGGACGTGCTGGCGTACCTCGAACGGAACGGGTTCGTGGAGCGCGAGGACGGCACGCTGCGCGCGACCAGCACCGGCCACCTCGTGAGCCAGCTGTACGTCGACCCAATGAGCGCGGCGACGCTCGTGGACGGCTTGCGCGCCGCCGAGCGCGGCGAAACCGCCAGCAGTGGCCGCCAGCGAGCGAGCGGCGACCCCGAGGAAGCGGGCTTCCAGACGGCCGGCGAGATGCAGGAAACCGACTCGGAGGCGGACAGTGACGCCGACGGCGAGGGCGCGAGCCCGACGCCGTTCGGCCTGTTCCACCTCGTGAGCCGGACGCCGGACATGTACGAACTCTACCTGCGGTCGGGCGACCGCGAGCAGTACACGGAGCTCGCCTACGAGCGCGAGGACGAACTGCTGGGGTCGGCGCCCCGCGAGGAGGAGGCGGCCTTCGAGGACTGGCTGTCCGCGCTGAAGACCGCGAAACTCCTCGAAGACTGGGCGTCCGAACTGGACGAGGACCGCATCGCGGAGCGCTACGGCGTCGGCCCGGGCGACATCCGCGGGAAGGTCGAGACCGCGGAGTGGCTGCTGCACGCCGCCGAGCGGCTCGCGGGCGACCTCGACGACGTGGAGTCCGCGGCCGCCGTGCGGGAGGCGCGCAAGCGCGTGGAGTACGGCGTCCGGGAGGAACTGCTGGACCTCGCCGGCGTGCGCGACGTCGGCCGGAAGCGCGCGCGACGCCTCTACAACGCGGGCATCGAGTCGCGGGCGGACCTCCGGAACGCGGAGAAGAGCCTCGTGCTGGGCGCGGTCCGCGGGCGCGAGAAGACCGCCGAGCGCATCCTCGAGAACGTCGGCCACCCGGACCCGGAGATGGACGCCGTGAGCGCGGACGCCGACGCGGCGGCGGCCGCCGAGGAGGCCGACCGGAGCGGGCAGGCGAATCTGGGGGACTTCTCGTGA
- a CDS encoding tyrosine--tRNA ligase, producing the protein MDTYELLTRNAAEVVTEEEVEALADDPDGKRAYVGYEPSGVLHLGHLLTANKLIDLQDAGLEVVVLLADVHAYLNGKGSFEEIRDTAEQMKEQFLAYGLDDDQTEFVLGSDYQLDDDYELDLHELELATSLNRAQRAMAEIQGGETAKVSHVVYPLMQALDIEYLDVDVAVGGMDQRKVHMLAREELPSLGYEKRPAIHTPIVGDLGTGEGKMSSSEGITISMEDSTEDLEEKVNSAFCPPTRDPEGDLVNPVLELFQYHVFPRFEEVVVERPDEYGGNLEYDDYEALAADLEAGELHPADAKGALADYLDELIAPGRQRLRELRSE; encoded by the coding sequence ATGGACACCTACGAACTCCTCACGCGGAACGCGGCGGAAGTCGTGACCGAGGAGGAAGTCGAAGCGCTCGCCGACGACCCCGACGGGAAGCGAGCGTACGTCGGCTACGAGCCCTCGGGCGTGCTCCACCTCGGCCACCTGCTCACCGCGAACAAGCTCATCGACCTGCAGGACGCCGGCTTAGAGGTCGTCGTCCTCCTCGCGGACGTCCACGCGTACCTCAACGGGAAGGGCTCCTTCGAGGAGATTCGGGACACCGCCGAGCAGATGAAAGAGCAGTTCCTCGCGTACGGGCTCGACGACGACCAGACGGAGTTCGTGCTCGGTAGCGACTACCAGCTCGACGACGACTACGAACTCGACCTCCACGAGCTGGAGCTGGCGACGTCGCTGAACCGCGCGCAGCGCGCGATGGCCGAGATTCAGGGCGGCGAGACGGCGAAGGTCAGCCACGTCGTCTACCCGCTGATGCAGGCGCTGGACATCGAGTACCTCGACGTCGACGTCGCCGTCGGCGGGATGGACCAGCGGAAGGTCCACATGCTCGCCCGCGAGGAACTCCCGAGTCTGGGCTACGAGAAGCGCCCCGCCATCCACACGCCCATCGTCGGCGACCTCGGCACGGGCGAGGGGAAGATGTCCTCCAGCGAGGGCATCACTATCTCCATGGAGGACTCCACGGAAGACCTCGAAGAGAAGGTGAACTCGGCGTTCTGCCCGCCGACCCGCGACCCCGAGGGCGACCTCGTCAACCCCGTGCTGGAGCTGTTCCAGTACCACGTCTTCCCGCGCTTCGAGGAGGTCGTCGTCGAGCGCCCCGACGAGTACGGCGGGAATCTGGAGTACGACGACTACGAGGCGCTCGCCGCGGACCTCGAAGCCGGCGAACTCCACCCCGCGGACGCGAAGGGCGCGCTCGCGGACTACCTCGACGAACTCATCGCGCCCGGCCGCCAGCGCCTCCGCGAGCTTCGCAGCGAGTAA
- a CDS encoding ferredoxin: MRVEFDRDVCIGMFQCVAEWDAFEEDTDAGKAVLRDSEEVEDGVFAREVPEDAELDAKFAARSCPVDAIAVYDEDGEQVV; encoded by the coding sequence ATGCGAGTCGAGTTCGACCGGGACGTCTGCATCGGGATGTTCCAGTGCGTGGCGGAGTGGGACGCATTCGAGGAGGACACGGACGCGGGCAAGGCAGTCCTGCGGGACAGCGAGGAGGTCGAGGACGGCGTGTTCGCGCGGGAGGTTCCCGAGGACGCCGAGTTGGACGCGAAGTTCGCGGCGCGCTCGTGTCCCGTTGACGCCATCGCCGTCTACGACGAGGACGGCGAGCAGGTCGTCTGA
- the thsA gene encoding thermosome subunit alpha, producing MAQQMGNQPLIVLSEDSQRTSGEDAQSMNITAGKAVSEAVRTTLGPKGMDKMLVDSTGEVVVTNDGVTILKEMDIEHPAANMIVEVAETQETEVGDGTTSAVVVSGELLSEAEDLLEQDIHATTLAQGYRQAAEQAREFLEEKAVDISPDDTEELEKLAATSMTGKGAENAKDVLSSLVVRAVQSVADEDSVDTDNIKVEKVTGGAIENSELIEGVIVDKERVNENMPFGVEDAKIALVDDGLEIKETEIDTEVNVTDPDQLQQFLDQEEEQLKEMVDSLADAGANVVFVDGGIDDMAQHYLAQEGILAVRRVKSDDFTRLSRATGATPVSNVNDIEADDLGEAGSVAQKDIGGDERIFVEDVEEAKSVTLILRGGTEHVVDEVERAIDDSLGVVRVTLEDGKVLPGGGAPETELAMELRQFADSVGGREQLAVEAFADALEVIPRTLAENAGHDPIDSLVDLRSQHDAGNSAAGLDAYTGEVIDMDAEGVVEPLRVKTQAIESATEAATMILRIDDVIAAGDLAGGQVGGDDGGDEGPPAGGPGGMGGGMGGGMGGMM from the coding sequence CGTCTCCGAGGCCGTTCGGACGACGCTCGGCCCGAAGGGGATGGACAAGATGCTCGTGGACTCCACGGGCGAAGTCGTCGTCACGAACGACGGCGTCACCATCCTCAAGGAGATGGACATCGAGCACCCGGCGGCCAACATGATCGTCGAGGTCGCCGAGACACAGGAGACCGAGGTCGGCGACGGCACCACGTCCGCCGTCGTCGTCTCCGGTGAACTCCTCTCGGAGGCCGAGGACCTCCTCGAACAGGACATCCACGCGACCACGCTCGCGCAGGGCTACCGACAGGCCGCCGAGCAGGCCCGCGAGTTCCTCGAGGAGAAGGCCGTGGACATCTCCCCGGACGACACCGAGGAGCTGGAGAAGCTCGCCGCCACCTCGATGACCGGGAAGGGCGCCGAGAACGCCAAGGACGTCCTCTCCAGCCTCGTGGTCCGCGCCGTCCAGTCGGTCGCCGACGAGGACAGCGTCGACACGGACAACATCAAAGTCGAGAAGGTCACCGGCGGCGCCATCGAGAACTCCGAGCTCATCGAGGGCGTCATCGTGGACAAGGAGCGCGTCAACGAGAACATGCCCTTCGGCGTCGAGGACGCCAAGATCGCGCTCGTCGACGACGGCCTCGAAATCAAGGAGACCGAAATCGACACCGAGGTCAACGTCACCGACCCCGACCAGCTCCAGCAGTTCCTCGACCAGGAAGAGGAGCAGCTCAAGGAGATGGTCGATTCGCTCGCCGACGCCGGCGCGAACGTCGTCTTCGTGGACGGCGGCATCGACGACATGGCCCAGCACTACCTCGCGCAGGAGGGCATCCTCGCCGTCCGCCGCGTGAAATCCGACGACTTCACCCGTCTGTCCCGCGCCACCGGCGCGACGCCGGTCTCGAACGTCAACGACATCGAAGCCGACGACCTCGGTGAAGCCGGCAGCGTCGCCCAGAAGGACATCGGCGGCGACGAGCGCATCTTCGTCGAGGACGTCGAGGAAGCGAAGTCCGTCACGCTCATCCTCCGCGGCGGCACCGAGCACGTCGTCGACGAAGTCGAGCGCGCCATCGACGACTCGCTCGGCGTCGTTCGCGTCACGCTCGAAGACGGCAAGGTGCTGCCCGGCGGCGGCGCCCCCGAGACCGAGCTCGCGATGGAGCTGCGCCAGTTCGCCGACTCCGTCGGCGGCCGCGAGCAGCTCGCCGTCGAAGCGTTCGCGGACGCGCTGGAAGTCATCCCGCGCACGCTCGCGGAGAACGCGGGCCACGACCCCATCGACTCCCTCGTGGACCTCCGCAGCCAGCACGACGCCGGCAACTCCGCGGCCGGCCTCGACGCCTACACCGGCGAAGTCATCGACATGGACGCCGAGGGCGTCGTCGAGCCGCTCCGCGTGAAGACCCAGGCCATCGAATCCGCCACCGAAGCGGCGACGATGATTCTCCGCATCGACGACGTCATCGCCGCGGGCGACCTCGCCGGCGGTCAGGTCGGCGGCGACGACGGCGGCGACGAAGGCCCGCCCGCCGGCGGCCCCGGCGGCATGGGCGGCGGTATGGGCGGCGGCATGGGCGGGATGATGTAG